DNA from Ficedula albicollis isolate OC2 chromosome 22, FicAlb1.5, whole genome shotgun sequence:
AGCCTAAACccacaaataatattttttttctttttgttatagtgcattccagaggaaactGAATAAAATTGTGTTGGTGAaagaacaggggaaaaaaggaacattcAGAGCAGAGAGATTTTGCTTAAGATCACCAAGTATGTGATGTAGGAGAAATCAGGAGAATGTTCCTTATCTCATGAGTTTTGAGAACTTGAAGtacaaatggaaagaaaatcccACAAAGGATAGAAAACGAAGCCTTGTTGAAGGAAGTTGCTCATGGATGGAGACTCTGCCTTGCCAACACCCAAGAACTGCTCCTGTTCCAGCCAATTTTATCCAAATGTATCTAAAGAACCCCAAAAGAAATCTGTATTTGAGCTAAGAAACAAGGGGGAGTTTTGCTGTAGCTGGACATGCACAGAAGGTGAGAAATCAGAGATAATCAGCAATTTCTggcctttccttccttcttcttggAATTCCCAATCCATTGCTCATGAGAATACCAGGACTGATCCATCTGATCCActgtaaattaaatttgttGTATTTCCTTGTAAATTaaaaaggcaaaggcaaaacAGCCTCTCATGTcatcccttccctgtgtcctgaAGCTCCGACAGAGTGGAATTCTGCAGCTTGGGACAGAGCTGGCAACTCCCTGGGAACCCCTCAGCACTGATCCCCTCAGATTTTAGTGGAGGTGGAAGATCCAGAGGCGATCTGAGCTCATCTGGCTGCACGAGGCGATAAAAGCTGAGCAGTGTCGGACGTTTCTGGAATTGCTGCCTGGGAAAGGCAGTCCCAGGGCGCCGGGAGCGATTCAAACACAGATTCCTCACACACATTTCTCACGTCACAGCGCTTGCACCGCGGGTAACAGGGTGGAGGGATGCACACcgccagtgctggcagctcctgctgggacagacagaATTCCAGTGGTACCAGGAGCTCCTCCAGGGCCTGAACCACAATCCCAAGGGATCTGGAACCTGGAGGTGTTTTCTGCCAGGGGCAGATGTCCAAAGGAATGTCCAGGAGCAGGGCaaaccctgagcacagccctggttATTCCCAACCTGCTCCGCAGCCACTGGATTTCAGGGAAGAATTCCCAACATCCAGACTCAGGtcagctctgttttccaggAGGAGAGTCTCTccattcccagcagcaggacatttCCTAACAAAATTCTTTGCCCCTCCCAGTCTGCGCcttgtattttgtgtgtgtcCAAAATTCAAACCCACGACTGAACAGATTCCTTCCCCAGTTCCATGAGTGTTGTCCCTGCTGGTGTGAGCTCCACCAAAATCTATTCCTTTCTCCTTAAAACACTGGCAGCACATCACAGAGTGCAAGcaaaggcaggggaagggggaagagtgaggaaaagggaggtggagagggaaaagggcaTCTGTCACGATTCCAGGAATATAACAGGAATAACAAGTGTTATTCCTCCTCTCTTGTACCAAGCTCTTCAGTGCAGCAGCCTCTCCATCTGAGCACCCTCACGGGGCACAGCTTAAACCACAAAGGTTCTGGGAAGTGGCAACATTTGGGGAAGAAGGCAAAAAGGTgaagaggaagcagagggaggaagatCCCAGCTGGACATTGTGCCTGAGGCTGGGAATCCACAGCACATTACAGAGCTCTGTTAATGAGCTGTCAGCCTCAGGACGGGACCTGATGGAGCAAATGCAGTGCCTGGAATCTGCCCAGGGAATTCTCCCAGGAGAATCTGGCAGAGGTGGGTTCAGCTCCTCCCTTTGCCTCTGAGCTCTGCATCACGTCCAAGGTCTCAGCAGCACCTGtatcccaatcccaaattcctgacGAGCTCCTCTCTCAGCCAGGCACCAGAGGAAGCACCGAGTAAGAGTTTCACAAGTGCTCCACATCCTCCTGCATTTCCTCTCCAAATCTGCAGCCCTCAATtgctgcaggaggcacagctggctcagctCCGCCGGAAACACGGCCAGTCAATTTTGGGAACATCTTTGGGAACTCTCACACTTTGCAagtgctgagcccagggaaaTTTTGCCCCTGTGCATTTCTTGGtgcctctccagcacagctccccttAGACTGGGGTTATCTTTGTGATGCCAAGGGCAGTTAAAGGCTCAGAGTGGTAAAatctgccccatccctgcaatgTCCGAGGCCCGGTTGGGtcttgcagcagcacagggctgtggaaggtccctgcccatggcagggggtggcacagggcgAGCTGAAAGGTTCCTTCcatccaaacccttctgtgattcaATGATTTCTAAAACGTGcctcctctgagctgctcctgccacgggcagagctctgaggagcagcactgtcACCTTCCCCTTTCCTGACCCTCCCCACACAAACCCAGGGCTTGGGACACTTGCCTGGGGCTGATTCGCCCTCAGGTCACAGCCCAACACGAATTTGGGTTCCAGAGTCACAGAGGGCtggaagaagagaggagagaagcagccccagcacagaaggagcagaaaagtCCAGTTAACAGCGTCCCAGAAGGGTCACTGGAAAGGAACCCCCAGtgttccagccctgcagtgagcacagaCCAGAAGGGTCACTGGAAAGGAACCCCCAGTGCTCCGgccctgcagtgagcacaggggGTTAATGAGGAGCTTCTGCTCCCAttctcctccctcctcacctccagGTCCTGCTCTTTGCAATGTCCCTCCTGTGGGATCTCCCTTCCCATTCCCCCAAGCTCTGATGGACTCTCAGCCATGGGGTCCCTGCTCAGCATTTCTCACAAACCCCTCAGGCTGATAACCAAAGGAAATGCAACCACTGCTcctaaaagaatttttaaaacgTGGAATTCAGGCAGTGATTTCTCCTGTGAGGTCACTGAGCCCCCTAAGCCCCCAGGGCACCCCTTTTAATGCTGAGTTACAGAACTGGAACCTCACCCTAAACCTTCTCTGGAGATGGAAACTGTTCTGGTTTATCCTCTTTGCTTCTTGTTCCAAGCAGCACCATGAtgttaaataaacaaacaaacaaataaataaatgaatgaataaataaataaataaataaataaataaataaaaccagccaACATTCCCCTTTAAGTTAGGCCCAGAAGAAGGTCTGCAGCAGCCCACCAAGCCTGCATATGTTTCATTCCTTTATCCATGCACTTCCTCCCAGTGGaaagaggggaaggagcagagctccagctgaaGGTGACTGTGTGTGTCTGGTTTAAAAGGTGTGAACACAAGTGACAACCAGCCCTGTTTtcacccctgtgcccctgtgtgTGAACAGGTGGCTGTTTATCCACGGGGTACGGCCAGACATGGAGAAGGAGAGGTGTAAAAAGCGACCTCACGGCGCTCAGTTCACACAAAAAAGCTGTTCACCTGTCTGCCTGGTGTTTGTTttgtccctgccagcctgggaaaggggaCAGCAATGACCTTCCAGGagacagaaacattttccttctgcccACACCACCTTCCCAGCCAGCCATTCCCAGATATTCTGTGAGTGGGATATGCATGAAATACAGAACACCACGGCTGGCTCAATGAAATCCCTTTTTACAGCTTCCAGATCTCCAGCAAATGTACAAATAAATGGGAAACTGAGAGGGAGGGAGATGCACAAAGCAAATcccaggctgagggagcagcactCTGCTAACTGGATGGCCAGAGCCAAAATCAGGAGCATCCAGTTATTTTAGCAAGCCTTGCCAAGAGACTAAAGAGAGGAGCACAGGCCAGGTGTCAGTGATTATAACCCCACTGCTGCCAAAGTCGCTCCTGTTTGCAGCCAGCCTGCCTTTGgctctctctccctgcacaAGGAGCAATTCCTgaagcaggactgggagcagcagccccacaaagcacagctgcactgccctgctccaggacagctcTCACCTGTGGGTCTCTGCTGGATGCTCATGGAATTTTAAAGCaacaccatccctggagtttCTCTGGAGGAAAGAACCCTTGGGAATACCTCAGCATGTTATTCCCAGTTCTGCCATGGAAAAGGAGGGGTTTAGGGATGAGATGAGCCCCAAATGATGCCTGGGAaggtcccagctctgctcccctgacCTCAAAAACCACCCCACCGCCCACAGCAGTGTCTGATCAGGCATCTCCCAGTGCAAATGGAGCTGATCCATCACCCTTCCCCAAAACCACACCATTTGTGGACCCTCAGCTGCCCCCAGGCACGGGAGGTGAACACAATGCTTTGGGAGATATTGCTGAGAGCAGTAAAATTCATCAGCTGCTGAGCAATGAGTCCTGGAGCCTGCCTGCCCTCACACAGGCATCCAGGCACCCCTCTCCCCTCTGAGAGCTTCATTTTTGGGGAAAAACctcaggctgagcacagggagcgAGCCAGGCAGCCCCGGTGGAAGATGGGCCTGAGCTGCATCACACCTGCACAAAATAATAGTTTTCCACAAGTACAGGTAAATTGGGAAATAAAGAGAGGCtccatttcctatttttttttcaccaaacaCAAACCCTTTCCACTGCTGAAGACTCTACAAGGCgttttttttaccatttttaagTGCTGTACAGTGAATATCTCTCCTTTTACAAGTGGAACCTTGTAGCTATGGAGACGCAGAATGTCAAATCCAAGCTGAAGACAGGATTTCAGTGGGGGCTTTGGGTTGCTACATGTGCCTTCAATGATCTGCTTTCCATCTCCTGAAGTCTTTATTATTCTCTATTATTTATTAGTCTCCAACAGCATGCAAAGAGCCACTGGATGTTCAATAACAGGAGCACAGAGTGACCTGtcagacacagctctggggcGTTCTGCACAGGCTGATTTACACCCAGAGGGACAACAAACCCCCCCCCtcagtcctgcagagctgtcatCAGTTTAATTTAACCCAAATTCAACCATTCTGGTGCTGCCACAGCACCTggagcccaggtgagctggaGTCCCCTGGTGTTTAGTGCTGTGTGTAACAGCCACGGCCACCTGGGGGAATTACACCATGCTGGACCTTGTAAACAGCCACGGCCACCTGGGGGAATTACACCACCCTGCACCTCCTGGACCTTGTTATTACCTGCTGTAATCCAAATTACCCAAATTCCAGTCTCCCGAACATCATCCCTCCCTTCTGTGATCCAAAAGGCATCAGGGATGATGGTGTCATTACCTGGATGCTCAGTTATGATGAGCACATTCAGCTGTTTACCACCATGGAGTAAATTAagcaacattttaatgaaatgttcattttaatgttcattttaaGGAAATGAAACCTCAGTGGTGTTAAACCTGAGTGTGAATGGGACAGAGCCTTCTGGGCCAGATTAATGCTCTATGTGAGAGCCAGAGGAATTCAGAAGAGCTTGAACATCActcattttctgcctgtgctggtacCAGTGAATAAACCAAACCTTCatcctgcattttcctgcagcgatggcagggacagggcaggtggTTTTCTGTTCTGAACACAACTCTGCTCCAGAGAAAGCGACCCCAAACCACTGCATCTTTCTTCCTTGCCCTTAACTCCACAGTCCAAAACCACCTGGGGATTTCAGATGCCAGATATGAAACCTCTCAAAGGCTGCCCATTGTCAGAGAGTGAAAACATTGGGTTTGGAACAATCCAGATCCCAGAAGTGCAGATCCCACTCTGCTCATCTTCACCACACCTCCCACAGCACCTGGGTGCCAAAGCCAGGGCTCAGAATTCCCACAAACTGCACAAAAGGGTGGGAATGAACTCCAACAGGCACAGGAAACACTCTCAGGCAGAACATCCACGACCAAGGAAGCAAAATCCGCCCGGTGCCACATCACGGGCAGGATTAAGTGACCAGGACTGCAGTGGAATTGTGCAAATCCTCCTTTGCCAGCTCTaaacaagcagcagcactccaaGCAAACCCAtcccctgcacccacagcagtgGAGTCatgggcaggagagcagcaaaacaaTTTGGAATTTCCTTGCAAAGCTGGACAGCAGAAGAGAAGCGCAGAGagcttttcctggctgtgttGCTGGGTCAGATCCTGACACGGCCTGAAGATTGTGGAAATCAACTCCAGCAGGGCTGTCTAAGCCTCCACTGatcactgaaatgaaattaaacccTCCAAGAATCCCCTTCTCCCGACCCAGACATTGGCAAATGTGCAGTTTGACAAAGGCTCACGTCCAGAGGagcctctgtgctcctgctgctccaggaaaacAACTCCAAGATCCTGCTGCAGTCCTGTTGTCCCCTGGTTTGCTCCTGAACCAGatcagaaatgcaggaaatctTTGGCATTATCATTAAATGGGCCACAACCCCCTCAAGGTTTGATGTGGGGTCTGGAGAAAAGAGGTTTCCATATTTAGTTTTAAACCAGAAAAGGCTCTTAAGCTCCTCTGTATCTACCAATCCATTAGAAACAGGATTCTCTTGTAGCCACAGCTCATCAAATGGGTGCAAACAGGAGGAGAACAACACTCCAGATGCCTTTATCACAGTTGTTGACTCCAACTTAATCGCTTTTTTAATAAGTCttaattattcaaaataatcaccatcccttccctgcctgttgTCATTTAACGCGAGAGAACCTTCCACAGAGCAAACCCCAAAGCAGgaaacgaaaaaaaaaaaaaaaaaaagaagaacaaaatctCATTAATCTTTCTAATATTTAGAGATACCTCAAGAGCTTCGAACATTTacctctccttcccagcagctgaaaTGGTTTTAGGAGGATCATGGTTCATACCTCGCATTCCCTGGAGCCAGAGATGGTGTAGGTGCAGGGCCCAGATCCATTAACGGATACATCCATGGTCTCAGAGTTTGTTGGCTTGTAGTCCACGTAATACTCCTGCAAAGGGGAGTTCATTTGCCTCTCCGACTCCCGGGCCTTTTTCCTGCGCCTCTTCATGAGcgtgtgctgctggagctgcttcaTGCTGGCGGGATAACGCTTCCAGGACACGTAGATGACCAGCAGGATCATGGCCACGGAGAGGAAGAGGGCCACGCTCCCCGCGATGATCTTGTGGAAGGACACGTGCTCGTACTCCGGCTCCACCGCGGGCGTCGGGACGTCTGCCGAAGGGCTTGGCACGGCGGGTGTGGGCTGGTGGCTCTCCAGTTTGGAAACGGTGGGTTTGGGGATGAACACGGGTCTCTGGGGGGTTTTGGGAGCCTGGTAGGACCTTTCGGTAGCCACCACCTGGATTTCGGCGCAGATGTTATAGGTTTCCACAGCGTCGCTCACCTTCTCGCCCTGGATGTGTTTGGGGCCCGCGCAGATCATGGTGCTCTCCTTATTCCCCTTGAAATTCTTAAGCCAATTAAACAGGGGGCAAATGCTTCGAGTACATTCCCACATATTCCCGGACAGGGTGATGGAGATGAGCGAGATCCACGTGTTGATGGTCTCCTGGGAGATGTTGGTGAGTTTGTTGGAATCCAGGTTCAGCTTTTGCAGGTTGGgcaggcactggaaggtgcCGGGCTCTACCCCTGCGATGTCGTTGCCCGATAAATCCAAGTTGTGCAAGGAACTCCAGGTCCACGTCAAGCCCTGGCTGATGGAGCGGATCCTATTCCACTGCAAGTAAATGGAGCGGAGGTTGAAGAGCCGCGGGAAGTGGGCAAAATTGATCTTAGAAAACTGGTTGTGCTCCAAGTGGAGCTCCGTCAGCTTCAACAGGCCGGCGAAGGCGTTGCGGGACAAGCTGCGCAGGCGGTTGTAGCCCAGATCCAGGAAGTCGAGGTTGCGGCAGTCCTGGAAGACGCGGATGGGGACGGTTTTCAGCGAGTTGGACCTCAGGTGCAGGATCAGGAGCTTGCGCAGGCCCTTGAACTGCTCcgcctgcagcacctgcagcttgTTGTAGGACAGGTCCAGGTTGCGGAGGTTGGGCACGGGGTGGAAGGTCTTGTTGTGCAGGTGGGTGATTTTGTTGGAGCTCAGGATCAGCTCCTTCAGCCGGCGGATCCCCTGGAAGGCGTCCTCATCCACGGAGCTGATGTAGTTGTGGTCCAGGTAGAGCCATATGAGCTGGTTGAGGCCGGCGAACTGGTGGGGCTTGAGCCTCTGGATGCTGTTGTAGCGCAGGGACAAGCCCTGGGAGCCGCCGGAGATGTTGTGGGGGATGTCGCGGAAGGCGTGCGACTCGCAGTACACGATCTTGCCGTCGCAGcggcagctcctggggcaggcacgCTGGGCACccgccagccccagcagcagcgccaggggcagcagccccagcagcgccCTGCAGCCTCCCCGCTGCCTGGTCACATGGAAACCTGCAACacccagaaggaaaaagggagcGTTGGAAAGCCTTGCAGGTCAATTAGCGGATTGTGCCTTGCTGGGGGCTCCGGGGGGGGATTTGGGAGACAACCTGTTCTGCTCCTGACTCGGCCTTTTGTGCTGCAAATCCTTGGAGTGCCTGCCTGGCCATCTCTGCTGCCCCCACAGCCACCAGACtcccccaggagcacagggagcctgTTCCCTCCCggctgtgctcctgtccccGAGGAGCTGGGGTGTCCTCAGCGCTCCGTGCCGAGGTTTGAACAATAAACATATTTGTCAAGTCACTGTGCTGGATGCTCCATAGTGCTGGGGAGGAAATGAGCCAGAGCTTCTGCTCCTACGTGCTGCTCAACGTGTTCCTCAAGGAGAGCAACTGCAAGTGCAGTCCCCCCCCCAAATTACCCCAGGAAGAGTGAAATCTACTTCTCCTGAAGTTTGATCCATCTTTGTAGCATGTATTTATTGTAAAATGAGGCACTAAGTAAAGGTTTTACTTCTTGCACTGAGTGATTCGGGTTTAAGAGTAGGTTTAAGTAAAACTCACGGGTTTTATGTAcctaaaatacagaaatagatGCAGAGAAACAAAGTTCATCCTTACAGAGAAGCGTAGCAGGAATGGCTGGCATGGGACCCCAATGTCAGGTAAAAATAGGAGATGTCTTCCTTTCAAATGATCCACTGCCCTAACCCATGTTCATTTAAACTTATCCACATATGGCTGTGAATACCTAAACCATTATTAATTAGAATTAATCCAGTAGATGATGAAAATACCCACCCCACCACTCCCAGATagcagcaaacccagaaagTTTAAAGGGGGATTCTTCTCTTTCAGTTCCTCTCTCCTGATTGATTTTAAGGGTTTGCCTTTAAGATGTCATGTTTGtcatgcagcagcagtgctggatgtGAGGACATATGTAATAATTGAATATATAGAATCCTGAATAATTATGAGAGGGCGTGGAGGGGGTGTCAGAACCCCCAACACCCATCTGCACGCCTGGAATAATTTTagggctgctgcctctgtccaGAGTTGCAGCCTTGCTGAGAATGAAAATGCATTCCTCcaacaggaaatatttcaagggCTCATATCTCCTTGATAAATAATCACCTTATTATTTGCCACGCACACACAAAACCAACCCAGTGCTGCAGGTCTTTAATCCAATTTTAAACCAAGGAGCaatctgcaaaaaaataattcctgatCTAGAATGCCCCTGCCTTCCACTTTCATGGGCagattttgtaatttaaatcctcattttttttgCTCCGTTCtctttgccagcagcagccagctctaGATATATGTTCTGGCTGTTACAGACTcgggggctggggaaggaaggaggggaatAAACCTGTCAcactctgggaaaaaaaaaaaaaacaaaccaaaaaacgaaaaaaaaaaaaaaaaaacaaaccaaaaaacccgACTGGCAAATGACTGCTGGAAATGTAGCAGAGGTACCAGGGGCATCTTTTCAGCCTCTTCAAAACCACCTAAGCAAGAAACAACTCCCCCCTCGCTCCCCTTGGCTTCCCACATCCTGCAAAGTGTTAACGCCAGCCCGAATGGTGCCGGGGGGCCGGGGGGTGACGGCaccagggatttggggagccGGGCACCAGCGATTTGGGGAGCCGTGTACCAGAGATTTGGGGAGCCGGGCaccagggatttggggagccGGGCACAGCcgcagggatttggggagccGGGCACAGCCGCAGCTCCCGGTGCCCGTGCAGGTGCTTTGCTCCGGGGACAGCAATCCCTTCGCCTCGCTCGGGGCAGGATTGAATTCACCCCTGggaaaggtgtgtgtgtgtgtgtgtgtgtgcgcctGGAGAGGGGGACAAGGGCTAAAAATACAAAGGCAAGTACAGAGAGTCTGAGTCACCTGGCAGCGGAAcgcgctgctgctgctgcctcccgcTGCCCCCCCGCGCCGCCGAATAATCCAGCTGCAAAAtccaccccacagctgcagctctgccagcgAACAAACCACAAAAGTTCACTCACCCATCCTTTTGTCATCAATAACGTCCTCCTTCGCCTTCCTCCAgctgttttctcctctctctccccttttatttttgatttcccttctcctttctctctgtctctttctccAAACCGGTTCCTTCGCTCTAAACCAGCAGCATCTTCATGTCACAGCCCGGCTGGCACTCGCCCCGCCGCCAtccagcgccccccccccccccccccccccccccccccccccccccccccccccccccccccccccccccccccccccccccccccccccccccccccccccccccccccccccccccccccccccccccccccccccccccccccccccccccccccccccccccccccccccccccccccccccccccccccccccccccccccccccccccccccccccccccccccccccccccccccccccccccccccccccccccccccccccccccccccccccccccccccccccccccccccccccccccccccccccccccccccccccccccccccccaggacgGAGGATGGGGGGAGTGTGGGGGGGTAGGGAGGGACTCTAAGCTCTGAGAGCCATTGTGGAAGTCATCAGAGAGCCGGCGGCGTGAAGTGGCAATCGGCGAGAAAAGCCGGAGCGGGCGATGGAGGCGAACCAACTTCTCCGGGAGGAAGGACCAAAGCTCTGCCGGCGCCTGGCATCCCTcattctgctgccttttgccATCGCCGGGCACAGCGATCCATCCTCCTGCGGCTCCCGCGGCTCTCGGGGCCTCCCCGGCTATGCCAGAGCCCGGCTCAGCAGCCCCGCAGGCTCGGTTTATCCATTTAGCCGGTCGGGTTTAAAGTGTTTTGTAGCTGTGCTGAGAGGCAGCTCTCGTCTAATTCCGAGGCTTTCCAGAGAGCGATGATGCTCCGGAGCTGGTGGGTGCCGAGGCTGGAGTTTGTGCAACACCGAGTGCCCTCCACTGGAGAAAACCCAACGCGCATCGAGGGCTGAACAAGTGAGGCTGTCATGGCTCTGCAGACTCCGCTTCCCTcgcaaaagaaaattaaagacacAGCATTGCCTTGCCCAGACCCCTGCGGCTGCCCTGGATTACGGAATGTTTGTGGTGGGGGATTTTCGGGCAGAGACGCCAAACAAAACAGCTGCCCCCCGTGGGATCTGCCAGCCTGAGCTCGCTCTAATCCACCTGACCTGTGTATTTGGCTTGGGCAAATTCTAAACtgttcttcttcttttttttttttttttttttttttcccccccccccccccccccctttttttttttttttttttttcccctcctgtaTTCCCgggggaggagggggcaggAAAAGGAATGTTTACAGGTTAAAAGTGAGAGTCTCGGTACAGGGGCTGTGATCACACCGATCATCCCCACAAAAGGCATTTGTTTTGACTGCAGGCAGCAACTCCAAATGTAAACACTTCgtgtcctgctctggctgggacAGGGTTAATTCCCTTGCCTCGTAGCctgtaattttttctctttttaaatctAAGTGCCTTTTAGTCAGAAAAACACTGACTTTGATAAACAAGGCAGAAGTGAAGCTGCAGAATCAGTGACACCGTTTTTTTCCTCCGGAGCTCCTCTCCCGTGGCTCTCCAGTGCCGGAGCCGGGATCCTGCAGGGACCAGGGAGGGACCCGGGCTGGGACACCTCGGCAGGATCTCACCCGGCCGTGCCTGGGTATTCCCAGCTCGCCAAGGCTGGGTTCCAGTTCATCAGGGTTGGGTTAATTCCCAGCTCGCCAAGGCTGGGTTAATTCCCAGCTCACCAAGGCTGGGTTCCAGTTCACCAGGACTGGGTTAATTCCCAGCTCACCACAACTGGGTTAATTCCCAGCTCACCAGGACTGGGTTAATTCCCAAGTCACCAAGGCTGGGTTAATTCCCAATTTATCAGGACTGGGTTAATTCCCAGCTCACCAGGATTGGGTTAATTCCCAGTTTATCAGGGCTGGGTTAATTCCCAGCTCACCAGGGTTGGGTTAATTCCCAGTTCACCAAGGCTGGGTTCTAGTTTATGAGGGCTGGGTTAATTCCCAGCTCACCACAACTGGGTTAATTCCCAGCTCACCAGGACTGGGTTAATTCCCAAGTCACCAAGGCTGGATTAATTCCCAGTTCACCAGGACTGGGTTAATTCCCA
Protein-coding regions in this window:
- the LRRTM4 gene encoding leucine-rich repeat transmembrane neuronal protein 4, whose translation is MGFHVTRQRGGCRALLGLLPLALLLGLAGAQRACPRSCRCDGKIVYCESHAFRDIPHNISGGSQGLSLRYNSIQRLKPHQFAGLNQLIWLYLDHNYISSVDEDAFQGIRRLKELILSSNKITHLHNKTFHPVPNLRNLDLSYNKLQVLQAEQFKGLRKLLILHLRSNSLKTVPIRVFQDCRNLDFLDLGYNRLRSLSRNAFAGLLKLTELHLEHNQFSKINFAHFPRLFNLRSIYLQWNRIRSISQGLTWTWSSLHNLDLSGNDIAGVEPGTFQCLPNLQKLNLDSNKLTNISQETINTWISLISITLSGNMWECTRSICPLFNWLKNFKGNKESTMICAGPKHIQGEKVSDAVETYNICAEIQVVATERSYQAPKTPQRPVFIPKPTVSKLESHQPTPAVPSPSADVPTPAVEPEYEHVSFHKIIAGSVALFLSVAMILLVIYVSWKRYPASMKQLQQHTLMKRRRKKARESERQMNSPLQEYYVDYKPTNSETMDVSVNGSGPCTYTISGSRECEVPHHMKTLPYYSYDQPVIGYCQAHKPLHVNKGYETVSREPAEPSALELGREHSFIATIARSAAPAIYIERIPN